cattaacttcaaattcatttacattgttgaataattaacataaaaaattcaaatccaTCTCCTATTAATGACACTATAATTGAAataatcacaatggatttcaaataGAGTGTAAATAAGTAGGAGATTGATTTGAGTTTCCTTTATTGATGTTATTTAACAATGAAAGTGAATTTGAAGGGGATTTCAAATGACTCAATCCAAATTCCAAATGCAACCTAAGTTTTGTTGTTAAGTATCATTTTTGTTTGAATCCTGGAAAATCTAACATAatgatgttatatatatatttgcagATGGATGCCACCACACCCAAGTACTCCAAGGCTAGGTATGATGAAATTGTGAAGGAAGTTTCTTCCTACCTTAAAAAGGTAGGATACAATCCTGAAAAAATCCCATTTGTTCCAATTTCTGGTTTCGAGGGAGACAACATGATTGAGCGATCCACGAATCTCGAGTGGTACAAGGGCCCAACCCTCCTGGAAGCTCTCGACATGATCCAAGAGCCCAAGAGGCCCTCAGACAAGCCACTTCGTCTCCCACTTCAGGATGTTTACAAGATCGGTGGTATTGGTACTGTCCCAGTTGGTCGTGTTGAGACAGGTGTCATCAAGCCTGGAATGGTTGTCACATTTGGTCCCACCGGTCTGACCACTGAAGTTAAGTCTGTTGAGATGCACCATGAATCCATGCCTGAGGCTCTTCCAGGTGACAATGTCGGGTTCAACGTCAAGAATGTTGCAGTCAAGGATCTCAAGCGTGGCTTCGTAGCTTCCAACTCCAAGGATGATCCCGCCAAGGAAGCTGCCAACTTCATCTCCCAGGTCATTATCATGAACCATCCTGGCCAGATTGGTAACGGATACGCCCCAGTGCTCGACTGTCACACCTCACATATTGCTGTCAAGTTTGCCGAACTTGTGACCAAGATCGACAGGAGATCTGGCAAGGAGCTAGAGAAGGAGCCCAAATTCTTGAAGAACGGTGATGCTGGACTCGTAAAGATGATTCCCACCAAGCCTATGGTCGTCGAGACCTTCTCCGAGTACCCACCCCTTGGTCGCTTTGCTGTGCGTGACATGCGTCAGACCGTTGCTGTTGGTGTTATCAAGAGCGTCGAGAAGAAAGATCCCACCGGTGCCAAGGTCACCAAGGCTGCTGCAAAGAAAGGAGCCAAGTAAAACGTTGGAATTGATTCTCTTTTATTGTCCTTGGCTGAATGCATTAGTCTCAGTTTTGATTTATTCAGACAAATTTTAAGGTTTTGTAGTTGTTTGCGTGCacttattttcattttcttgcACCTTTTCGAGAACAGTTGAGTATCGAGGAAGTTGATATTTCAAACTAGATTGCGTGATGGATGTGGATTCAGTCATGGATGTGCATCTATCTATGGTTTATAATCTGTTGGTCATTGATGATTTGCAGTACTTTTTACCTGTCAGGATGTTGATATGATGTTTGATTTAGCGTTTTGGGGATTCATGATGATTCTGCAGGGCACGCAATGTATTCCTCAACTTTGGTCTAGAAAATAAccttttgaaatattaatacaTGTACCACGCAGCCCAAGCTCGAATCTATGCTTAGCATTTGGAATTATGAGCTTACTCGCATTTAAGAGATCATTTTGACTATCAATACTTTATTCGTTATTTTTTAATCTAAACAAGCCGATTCCATTAATTCTCCTAAaaagaatttgaaaagaaaCTATCATCCACTCCATTGAGTGGCGTGCATTTAGGGGTGATATATTGTATCGAATATCGTATACCGTAAtgaaaattacggtataagaaaattcatatcgataccgtatcgaaaatttcggtacatatAATTAGTATATCGATTATACAGAAATTGTACGGTATAACGAGATTTCGATACGATATCGATATTTATCGTTTTTATATCGAAAAAAACTTtacatttttaagtttttataaatttattgttttaaaatattatatatttaaaaaaaaatttatatttttttgggtattccggtatataccgaaattttcaaattgcatatcgTTACCGTATTAAAAAATTCGATATTATTATCGTACCATAtcgaaatcttcggtataccgaaaattcggtaaattcgacattttttcggtacgataatatcggtataccgtacaattcgatattttttctcaCCCCTAAGTGCATCCATTAACAAACCCAAACTATTAAGTAACAAAACTAACATATACTATCTTGAATATGTAGGGGTTAAATCAGAATTATATGTGGGTGGACCAAAATAATTACAGATAGATAATATTTCAATCAaatgcatataataataaataaaaatttatgaaatttaaatgtattttacaatcaaataatttagttatattatattttactccAAAGATTAATGTTTAACTCGTCTGTTCTGTATTATATCCAGATATTTAAGTAATTTTATCTAGGATACTTCCGTAAGTTTTAAATTTCTTAGAATATGAGAAATGAATGTGCGCTATTATTGCTTCGTATCAATCCTCCCCtctgtaaaattttttttttagacgAGTCTctgtaatttatttataatcacCATCATCCACTTCATTTGTAAATTTCTCCAGTCATATGACTTGATTTCTCACCGTTACGATTTATGAATCCAGacaacttgagttaatcattttcttaaattaatatacatataaagtaaGAATAAGTCTTTTGTTAGAAGCTCTTATGAATTTTATTCTTGAGACGAGTTGATCCGATCcataattataatgaaaaataatatttttggtataaaagTGATATTTTTCATATGTTGGGTTGGATCGGAGACACGTTTTGTtagatctcggttttctcgtgcccagaacgcagcgaaagtttaaaattttttattttattttgacaatcaaaatatatttgttttgcaCATtcgtatgattttatgattaaacatacataggatgtttaaaacttttacctttGGTAAACAATTTTCACTTGGATCCAACTACGTCGGTATAAACGaatgtagctcttgttgtaaatcccacGTATGTTCTTCAAATCTTCTTTCTTCAATCTCCTAATCTGATCCACGACTGAGTTCCTTTTCTAACTTGGactagaaagtatagaaggATTTATCGTTGGAGATTAAAAATCGAGAGGCGacataaatcaaattctctttgatggaggccgaaatttttgagagaaaaaggaAAGAGTTTTTCGAAAATTGGAGTCtagtggaggctagggtttttcgaaaaattgtgaatgaattgttTTTAACCTagagcctaatacacatatatatatatgtttagggcccattaataaaattaaatatttaatgtgcTTGATCAATTAAtaattctagtccaactagtttaattaattcattaatcttttaaagcccaattaagaaccttaataatatgtatgttggtcttgtactcctacaaacccattatacatatacccattacatttaatttaaatcccttataaattcaacatttgaatttaatatttaaattataaattcaactccttcaaTTTATTAcgtccaaaatttaatatttaataaactcaacttttgagctcaataaattaaatccatcataaatttgatatttgaatttaatatttaaaatataaattcaactccttgaatttatcacctccaaaatttaatattttatatactcaatatttgagtttaataaattaaattctcaaattttataaattcaactccttgaatttattctctccaaatttcataaattcaacttcttgaatttactatctcataaattcaactacttgaatttattttctcaaaatttaattatcataaattcaactccttgaatttattatatcataatataaatgggttcacaactccttgtgattcaggacgGAACAAACGAtacagtgcttgtgtgaccctcaatggttcagagatacagctagccttgggttcacaactccttgtgattcaggacataatcctttattcgggctttaCCTTtatttgccccattctatgtatcaacaattgatcatgagaatgtcagaaatcatatttttgattaaacccatcgaatcatggtaagagcgtctagtagcatcgccccatgattccctaggtatcactgatagtgcctgcaagaaccagtcgattatgattaacgtatagTATGGTCCCTTAATCTCATATATTTttatcgaatctgcaaccattgttTCATcaagggttgcataataattcgataactatgtgactcatataaatagtggcatcgcatgtactattggagaactccttatccaacgtacatctcatactctggccagatattccacgcactattatttcatcagatcacataggatatccacacccgtaggtgagcggtgaatccccgactacaatacactagctcctatatgtgtcgcaaatGTACCCAATATCGCCACCTCATGACTCTCTTGGaaccggtaaacgagtcaaagcacatccctagcatatagagtctcagtgttgtctcgggtcgtaaggactaatgatgtacaatcataaccacgaacTTATCCTCtcaatgaatgataaccacttggaaagcccgagggagggttgtttagtataatcatcatatgactacccatctgcatgtttggacatctctatgtccttaccaagaaacgcagtacacaacatcacagatgctagtcgcgatctcaagcgacctttatccatgttttaggaggctgaatcgactaagaacgaatttataatatgcagtgtttacaaatgagtttcaacatcgaattacgattcatttgtattaaagaataatcaaggactttatctatgctgatcgcatgggtatacagataaagtgaaacgaaaccattaaaagttaaattatattaaaataaagattgtttattacaactgagtcaataaaatccctaccCAACAAttggcttgcaggacatctactctaacacgtTTAACAAAATTCATCCACGAGATGAACTTACAAGAGTTTTTCTGATGAAGAGATTGCTATAAGTGCTTATTTTGTAGTCATACTTGAATCAAATTGAGCTGAGAGGAGGGTGACATAATGATATAAGAGGTAATGACAAAAAAGAACACCAAAAAATAAGTGATATGGAAGCCAAATATATNAACTTGTTGGAATCATATCTAGATTCTTGGTAGTGGTATATCAAGGGATTAGGTCGCGAAAAAGAAATCGCATGGTGAATGAGCGATGATTGTGATGTCCCGATCTTAAATGagttaaaaaaatgtttgaattaAACTACAATTAACCTCTATAACAATTAGTGAGAGATACGAATGAGTTTTCACAAGAGGAGCTCATTGTACGAAGCTTTATTGGTTTATGACTTGTATTATATGACATTTTTCAAAttactttcaaaattttcttacaAGAAATCATATGTTTTACATATTCGAGGCCAAATTAAGAGCACATTAATTTTGAGATTCAGCGAACCATACATATGCTttgcaaaaagaaaatgaattccAATCTGTTTACAATTTTATTACATCCCCAAAAACAAAATCAGACCATactaaaaaacaataaacaaaTCAAAATCGTCGCTCAAAAAGCAaagaaaaattaatcaaattccaaatccaatatttcatcACCAAATCCCCCGGCCTCCACCTCGACCTCCGCACTTGAAGTAGTGGACGGCCACGCCGGCAAAATGGCAGACTCGCGTTGGGCGTCAATGATTCTCTTGAACCTACTGCTGCTCATTCCGAATGAAGCTGCGAACTCTGGTCCTTTCATTGCATTGAGCATTGAGTTCGCTCCCGCCAAGAACTGAGGCCTGTTGTTTCGAGCCGAGGTGGTGAAGCCGAAGAACTCGAACTGGGCTGTACGAGAGGCGATCTGGCAAAAAGGGAAGTAGCGGGGTATCCAGAAGACGTCGCCTTGGCTTACATTAGAGTTCATGGCTAGGCTTCCATTAGGGAAGACGATTTGGATCGTGCCGGATCCTTGTAATACGATGCCGTATTCGGTTGCTCTAGGATTGATATGGGGTGCCATCATTGATCCCTGCAGCATTTAGCAAACATTTTGATTTCAGGCCATGCAAAATTATCCGATGCTTCGATCTATATATCATTGATTATGTGGATCACATAGGTCcaagatgtgtgtgtgtgtgtgtatatatatatatatttatattgtccgttttacattttatatgttgcaAAGAAATCACATGTTACAACTGGAACGAACACGGTAGTATCGCTGTTATACGTGTGCGCGATGTGTGATTAGAACATAAATACGAATTAAGGACTTCACCTTGGTTAGGCTGACAAGATAAACACCAGTATCTGAATGTTTAAGGGGTGAATAATCTGACTCATCCAAACTAACGCTCCATCCATAATTGTTCTTAAAGTCGGCCTTCCTTTCGTAGATATTACAGGATCCCGGTCCCCTGCCGGTTTTGCTCCATCCGTCGTCCTGCCTCTTGTCTGCCTTTGCTAACATGGAAACCAACATTTCCTTGAAAGAGCACCATGTAGATCCTTCTTCTTCTACGTCTTCTTCTTTAATTCCGACTATTTTCCGCATACGTGCCAGTTTTTCATGTCGCTTCATGTCCAAAAATTTAGACCAGGAATGAGAATTGTCTGATAAGTGAACAATTGGGCCATGCTTTTGTCTTGTTAGCATTTCACTCAATTCTGCTTCCGAAACCTGTCAAGTACGTATGATTTATTCGGGTTAAATCTGCTTAGAAATTTGTGCTCTTTTCCGTTGCAAAGTTGTTTCTTAcattgaatgctgctgacaagGTTGAGGGCTCAAATCCAGACAGCACAGATGTTGGATATGTTCCACCGGCTATGAAGAAAGACTGCCAACATACATGGAAACCAAGAGTTTACTATTTTATCAAAAGATTCTGCGTtatgattaaataaataacaatctTCCGAATCAAGTATTCAAGTTACCTGAATGGTATGCCAGTGCAAGCTCTCAAATGCATCAATGCTGCAGATCATATGAAGACTGTGGCTATGGTCTGTGTTAATGACATAAAAGGCTGAACCAGCTTCTATTCTGTATATATCTCCCATTTTCAACGTCCTTTCCACTAGTTTGTCCTTATATATATGTCCAACTCTTGCTTCACCTGCACCATTTAATTTTCCCatagataaatatttattaaaatttattttctttttgaattttttttatatcagtactcatatatatatgcatggacATGAAATAGAACCAATAGTTTAGTGCAAATGTATTTCTCCATTGACTATTTTCACTTGAAAGGGGCATTGGTTGAGCCTGCGGCATGAATTCATGCAGAATCCAATGGTTATCATTATATCGATCTGGTCTGCCATATTCATAGTGTGTGTATATAGATATACCTGCGCGAAGGAAGATGATGAGTGAGGAATCAAGGTACTGTGGTATGAAAAGGCTTCTGGGCTCCATAGTAATGAATCCAATATGCATGGGATTTGTGATAGATTTGCCTCTTACACCTCTCACCACCTTCATTTCTCCGGCATCGGTCTTCACCACATGCTTCGAATCCTTCAACAGAAACCAGTCACTTCCTCCTTCTCTCCACCACCCTTCATCCTCAACATCGACCCCGCCCCCTGCAGCGGCCACCGCAGTCGCAGCGGCCATCACCACCAGCAGAAAGAGTGCTTCCCAATCAATTCTTTTACCCATCATCGATCCAATTTAGTTACTTATTTAACTCGTTAGTTAATTGATTGATTATAGAGCTATGCGAGTTACGGTATTTATATACAATATTAGTAGAGTAAAGGGGACTGGCTAGATGAACAGGTGTGAATCTTTGATGAATTCTTGGGGTTGAAGTACCCGTACAGTTGAGAAATATCCGGTCTCACCTTAAGACAAGGTCATTTGGTATTANGACTAGGCATGATTTTAATGCGATCGAGACGTATCACTTGGCATAGTTTGATATACATGCATAAATGCTAGCTTTTCataatctttgatttttctaACTTGTTGGATTCGTAGTCGGATGATCGAATAAATTTCCAATGCTCAATTAAGCTCAGGCTAGTATATGCTATATACACTTATTCATTAGGCTTTTACTACATTCGATCTTAGTGTggtgggttttttttaaaaataatttaattttaaaattttttttcaaaaataatgtaaaaaaaaaaacattttcaaaactactgtAATCCGCACTTACGGAGCGcggacgctggtccacgtaatcgacggaatattttagcgacgaaatatatatcaaaaccgtcgctaattagcgacggtttcttaaACCGTCGGTAAAATTGAATTAGTGACAgattatacaccgtcgctaattttagcgacggttaaaaaccgtcgctgtaaggaatcagcgacggttcataaaccgtcgctaaatgccaaAATACACTCAACCCCGCATAAGtctatcaacagcgtgcacatgtacgccgcggataattttgaactttcaacggcttgcaactttgcagcgtgcaataaccgtcgctgattagcgacggtttttgaaccgtcgctaaatgccaaAATACACTCGCCACGCATAattgtatcaacagcgtgcacatgtacgccgcggataattttgaactttcaacggcttgcaactttgcagcgtgcaatatacgctgcaaaaagccatttttgttgtagtgaagatagagaaaaaagagagaaaaagttcatcaaaaaataagttttttcaggaACCTCTACTATTCAACCTAGTTTTTTCAGTGACTCAGGGATGGctgactttggtttgtttggtcagcAGGATTTTAAGACTCCATCTTGGTCGAACATGCACAGTTTTactgtaaggtccaggaatttaattccCGTAACCTAAGTGCATGCAatctagtatttttattttaattatatgtttaattatttatatgcaatttatgcataattcatgcattatAGGATTTAATTCCTGAAATTTTAAAAGGTCACGTATTAGGGTTTCTAAGTAcatttcacgttcgaacgaggatcAGAGACCGGAGAATGTTcaggaaaatcattttttttacacgagttatttttataaattaatttaaagcattCTTAGAGTATTTGTCaaaaaatgagaatttttgggtatttttaaccgcatgatttttatttttaaggtacgcaaattttatcaaaacGGGAGATTTTTTTAAGGGTccggctattattttcaaaatctttccaacacaaaatatttttcgggagtgtatTTGAATTTAACGGGCCAACTTTTAAACTCATTAggcttaaatattattttaaacccTTAATTAGCAAGGTTAGACCccattaatcttttaattagtaTGACATTTAAATCTATTCAATCCTTTTACCTCCCGTAACCCCCATGACCGATATTCATCTATTTCTTTCAACACACACCCCTCGTTTTCAACACCCAGCAGCTGGAAGCATTCGGTGTTTGGCTTGTTGTGCAAGAGAATTTCTTAGGATCTCCATTGCACCGTTCTTGTTCTTCCACTCAtcaggcacgcattgtatcatTGTTTCTGCATCATTCATGTCTTATCCTGCTGTGTGTATGCATTTGTATGAGaatttacgatctagcttaggACACGAAGGATTTTCGGTTTGCATGATTTTACTTCTTCTTATTTGTAATGCTACTCTCGGTTTCTGAAAAatctgtgcaaggggctgctgtgAGGTGATGACAAGGGGAGTTCATGCTGTGATTAAGGTGGTACGATGATGGGAATATAGGGAGGGCTCGACTCTTAGTCATAAATCGTTGGGGTCGTGACCCTTTAACGGTTCGGAAAGGTTAGGAGCAAGGTTGATCTCGGTGATTCTTAGGGAGGGTAGTGGAGCCGTGCTGCATGTCCACTAGTTGGGGGCTTGGGGCGTGGTTGATTCTGTACAATTGGAGGTCCACATACTGGTCTTGGTCATAGGATGGTTTAGTCTAAGGCTGGTCCAATCCGGAGTCGAGTTAGGAAGGAGATGTCCGAGCCTTATTGCGTCATGGTTGGAGGCTAGTGCGCTGGAGAATTCCAGCAGCTTTTGGGTTTGTTTTATGGGTCACGAGAGATCGTGAATTGCTGGTTTTAAGGCTGGACATGGGTTGGGAGGAGGTGGACCGAAGTATTACAAGGGTGGGAGCCATGTGTGAGTTATGGGTTGCACAATCATAAAGGTAGGGCCGAGACTTTTGGGTAAATACTGGAATTTTCAGCCGTGGGAATTAGGGGGTTTGGTGATTATGTGTTAGGgtcttttaagtgtttttaaaatatgataataagttgggaaagttttggttaagtttcggttcgattcgttttaaaacttggaccggttAAGTTGtgaatttggctcgagtttacgtctaggaatgtttttaaaaatgttttgggatattttaaggagtttggtaacctttgggtcaattttagagatccaggtgtgaaacgataatttttgggtttccaagggcaaaatggtcattttgcacacggggtgagattttggtcttggcagcgccctgagcacaaatatatgatattttaaatgattatgcatcatgtttacgatttttgcGCAAGTAcgataaatacggtgcatgcttggtttaaaggaaaaattatgtatatgcatgtttttattaagtgatgaatatgataacacgttttgaaggaagtgatttagttgtgactaacacgatgacacgatgacatgtaaggcccggactcagtgggcgggtaatgccgtcgctgatgatcctcgccgccgggtaccgcggttacacgtagatggatccatcgactgacatgatgacatgatgatacgaaagtcacagctaatgaacggaattcaaattaagattttaacacgtatatgctgatacgatgatacatgctattaccatgttttgacaggtcacggttacgcatacgatatgataacatgatgagacatgttttgacacgttacgattttacacgacacgttcatgttcatgtttttaagctcatgaaatatatttttattatgctatttttcactgttgtgtgctacgtatatgtacttgctattactggtacaggtgtgttgagtctttagactcactaggcgtgtgtgatgcaggtgagcattttgatcagggaaccagaggtgccgaagactgagtaggcaggtgGCATGTGCGGTgatacgacccgaggaccattatttaTCCGCATATTGATTCTtgtgttttgagaggagttacgcatttttatatgttgatgattttacgatttttatacGTTTACGTTTATGTTGATTTTGGATgacgttagttatttttaaactgcactatttttattggcaaataaatacgattattttaaatatcattttgtaattgcgagattttttttttaaaaaaaatattccgcacttttaaaaaaCGATAGACTTTACAtttacaaatttgcttaatgttgtTCTGCAGCATCTTATACATGACATTCGACCACATAATGATGTTGAGAAAaatgaacaacattcaattgagatatcccagtcttgatgaatttcttgtttgtttttttctttgtcttcactacaacaaaaatggctttttgcagcgtatattgcacgctgcaaagtttcaagccgttgaaagttcaaaattatccgcggcgtacatgtgcacgctgttgatacaatTATACGTGGCGGGTGAAGGGGTATGTATTTTGGCATTTAGTGACGGTttaaaaacagtcgctaatcagcgacggtttatgctTACCGCGATGGttttgaaccgtcgctaaaatgagCGACGATTTATAATTCGTCGCTGATTCAATTTTACCGACGGTTTAagaaatcgtcgctaattagcgacggtttttatatatatttcgtCGCTAAAATATTTCGTCGATTACGTGGACCAGCGTTCGTACTTACGAAGCGCAGACACTGCTCCACgtgagcagcgtccgcgctccgTAAGCTCTGATTACAATAGTTttgaacatgttttttttttacattatttttgaaaaaaaaatttaaaattaaattatttttaaaaaaaacctagtGTGGTGGGTAGAAAAtcctattataaatataaaatgaagctacaattatttaattttttaatgataaataaaaataggaaTATTTAATTGGTCTAATATAACTACATTTCATCAATATTCTAACTTGTATTTACTATTTGAAgaatgaatcaaatatttattttcactaATACGGAGCGATAGAAAcatgaattaaatattataaaaatattccctccttatattataaaaataatacaaataatagCTTGGCTCATcagttttttttatctatacATT
This genomic window from Primulina huaijiensis isolate GDHJ02 chromosome 7, ASM1229523v2, whole genome shotgun sequence contains:
- the LOC140980606 gene encoding elongation factor 1-alpha-like; amino-acid sequence: MGKEKIHISIVVIGHVDSGKSTTTGHLIYKLGGIDKRVIERFEKEAAEMNKRSFKYAWVLDKLKAERERGITIDIALWKFETTKYYCTVIDAPGHRDFIKNMITGTSQADCAVLIIDSTTGGFEAGISKDGQTREHALLAFTLGVKQMICCCNKMDATTPKYSKARYDEIVKEVSSYLKKVGYNPEKIPFVPISGFEGDNMIERSTNLEWYKGPTLLEALDMIQEPKRPSDKPLRLPLQDVYKIGGIGTVPVGRVETGVIKPGMVVTFGPTGLTTEVKSVEMHHESMPEALPGDNVGFNVKNVAVKDLKRGFVASNSKDDPAKEAANFISQVIIMNHPGQIGNGYAPVLDCHTSHIAVKFAELVTKIDRRSGKELEKEPKFLKNGDAGLVKMIPTKPMVVETFSEYPPLGRFAVRDMRQTVAVGVIKSVEKKDPTGAKVTKAAAKKGAK
- the LOC140980479 gene encoding vicilin-like seed storage protein At2g28490 is translated as MMGKRIDWEALFLLVVMAAATAVAAAGGGVDVEDEGWWREGGSDWFLLKDSKHVVKTDAGEMKVVRGVRGKSITNPMHIGFITMEPRSLFIPQYLDSSLIIFLRAGEARVGHIYKDKLVERTLKMGDIYRIEAGSAFYVINTDHSHSLHMICSIDAFESLHWHTIQSFFIAGGTYPTSVLSGFEPSTLSAAFNVSEAELSEMLTRQKHGPIVHLSDNSHSWSKFLDMKRHEKLARMRKIVGIKEEDVEEEGSTWCSFKEMLVSMLAKADKRQDDGWSKTGRGPGSCNIYERKADFKNNYGWSVSLDESDYSPLKHSDTGVYLVSLTKGSMMAPHINPRATEYGIVLQGSGTIQIVFPNGSLAMNSNVSQGDVFWIPRYFPFCQIASRTAQFEFFGFTTSARNNRPQFLAGANSMLNAMKGPEFAASFGMSSSRFKRIIDAQRESAILPAWPSTTSSAEVEVEAGGFGDEILDLEFD